In Vigna angularis cultivar LongXiaoDou No.4 chromosome 8, ASM1680809v1, whole genome shotgun sequence, one DNA window encodes the following:
- the LOC108346031 gene encoding formate dehydrogenase 1, mitochondrial isoform X1, producing MSANTQDAQEYLVEVQTTTQETVVTPLDINVVTPLDNTSSKNVSGEKKKIVGVFYKGNEYAKLNPDFVGCVEGALGIRQWLESQGHQYIVTDDKEGPDSELERNLYDAHVIISTPFHPAYVTAERIKKAKNLELLLTAGIGSDHIDLKAAAAAGITVAEVTGSNVVSVAEDELMRILILIRNFLPGYHQSVNGEWNVAGIAHRAYDLEGKTVGTVGAGRIGKLLLQRLKPFNCNLLYFDRIRMDLGLEKEIGAKFEEDLDAMLPKCDVIVINTPLTEQTRGLFDKDKISKCKKGVLIVNNARGAIMDTQAVADACSNGHVAGYSGDVWFPQPAPKDHPWRYMPNHAMTPHVSGTTIDAQLRYAAGVKDMLDRHFRGEDFPEQNYIVKEGQLASQYR from the exons ATGAGTGCTAACACACAAGATGCACAAGAATACCTAGTTGAAGTCCAGACAACAACTCAAGAAACCGTTGTTACCCCACTCGACATTAATGTTGTTACCCCACTAGACAACACATCCTCAAAAAAT GTGTCAGGTGAAAAGAAGAAGATTGTGGGAGTGTTCTACAAGGGGAATGAGTATGCAAAACTGAATCCTGATTTTGTGGGCTGTGTTGAAGGAGCATTGGGTATACGCCAGTGGCTGGAATCCCAGGGTCATCAGTATATTGTCACTGATGACAAAGAAGGACCAGATTCTG AACTTGAGAGAAATCTTTATGATGCACATGTTATAATATCTACTCCATTTCACCCTGCCTATGTCACTGCTGAAAGAATAAAGAAAGCCAAAAATTTAGAGTTGCTTTTGACTGCTGGCATTGGATCAGATCACATTGATCTCAAGGCTGCAGCTGCGGCTGGTATAACTGTGGCAGAGGTCACTGGAAGCAATGTGGTGTCAGTTGCTGAGGATGAACTCATGAGAATCCTCATTCTAATTAGGAATTTCCTTCCAGGGTACCATCAGTCTGTTAATGGAGAATGGAATGTTGCTGGCATTGCTCACAGAGCTTATGATCTTGAAGGAAAGACAGTAGGAACAGTAGGTGCCGGACGAATTGGGAAGCTTTTACTCCAAAGGTTGAAACCATTTAACTGTAATCTTCTGTATTTTGATCGGATTAGGATGGATCTTGGATTGGAGAAAGAGATTGGAGCAAAGTTTGAGGAGGACCTTGATGCCATGCTTCCAAAGTGTGATGTTATTGTTATCAACACACCTCTTACTGAGCAAACAAG GGGATTGTTTGACAAAGATAAAATTTCCAAGTGCAAGAAAGGTGTCTTGATTGTTAACAATGCTAGAGGGGCTATTATGGACACCCAAGCAGTTGCCGATGCTTGTTCAAATGGCCATGTGGCAG GTTACAGTGGTGATGTTTGGTTCCCACAACCAGCTCCAAAAGATCATCCATGGCGCTACATGCCAAACCATGCCATGACTCCTCATGTTTCTGGCACTACCATAGATGCACAG CTACGTTATGCTGCTGGTGTGAAAGACATGCTTGATAGGCACTTCAGGGGTGAAGACTTTCCAGAGCAGAACTACATTGTAAAGGAGGGTCAACTTGCAAGCCAATATCGGTGA
- the LOC108346031 gene encoding formate dehydrogenase, mitochondrial isoform X2 has product MAMKSAASSAIRSLLSSSSSTFSRNLHVSGEKKKIVGVFYKGNEYAKLNPDFVGCVEGALGIRQWLESQGHQYIVTDDKEGPDSELERNLYDAHVIISTPFHPAYVTAERIKKAKNLELLLTAGIGSDHIDLKAAAAAGITVAEVTGSNVVSVAEDELMRILILIRNFLPGYHQSVNGEWNVAGIAHRAYDLEGKTVGTVGAGRIGKLLLQRLKPFNCNLLYFDRIRMDLGLEKEIGAKFEEDLDAMLPKCDVIVINTPLTEQTRGLFDKDKISKCKKGVLIVNNARGAIMDTQAVADACSNGHVAGYSGDVWFPQPAPKDHPWRYMPNHAMTPHVSGTTIDAQLRYAAGVKDMLDRHFRGEDFPEQNYIVKEGQLASQYR; this is encoded by the exons GTGTCAGGTGAAAAGAAGAAGATTGTGGGAGTGTTCTACAAGGGGAATGAGTATGCAAAACTGAATCCTGATTTTGTGGGCTGTGTTGAAGGAGCATTGGGTATACGCCAGTGGCTGGAATCCCAGGGTCATCAGTATATTGTCACTGATGACAAAGAAGGACCAGATTCTG AACTTGAGAGAAATCTTTATGATGCACATGTTATAATATCTACTCCATTTCACCCTGCCTATGTCACTGCTGAAAGAATAAAGAAAGCCAAAAATTTAGAGTTGCTTTTGACTGCTGGCATTGGATCAGATCACATTGATCTCAAGGCTGCAGCTGCGGCTGGTATAACTGTGGCAGAGGTCACTGGAAGCAATGTGGTGTCAGTTGCTGAGGATGAACTCATGAGAATCCTCATTCTAATTAGGAATTTCCTTCCAGGGTACCATCAGTCTGTTAATGGAGAATGGAATGTTGCTGGCATTGCTCACAGAGCTTATGATCTTGAAGGAAAGACAGTAGGAACAGTAGGTGCCGGACGAATTGGGAAGCTTTTACTCCAAAGGTTGAAACCATTTAACTGTAATCTTCTGTATTTTGATCGGATTAGGATGGATCTTGGATTGGAGAAAGAGATTGGAGCAAAGTTTGAGGAGGACCTTGATGCCATGCTTCCAAAGTGTGATGTTATTGTTATCAACACACCTCTTACTGAGCAAACAAG GGGATTGTTTGACAAAGATAAAATTTCCAAGTGCAAGAAAGGTGTCTTGATTGTTAACAATGCTAGAGGGGCTATTATGGACACCCAAGCAGTTGCCGATGCTTGTTCAAATGGCCATGTGGCAG GTTACAGTGGTGATGTTTGGTTCCCACAACCAGCTCCAAAAGATCATCCATGGCGCTACATGCCAAACCATGCCATGACTCCTCATGTTTCTGGCACTACCATAGATGCACAG CTACGTTATGCTGCTGGTGTGAAAGACATGCTTGATAGGCACTTCAGGGGTGAAGACTTTCCAGAGCAGAACTACATTGTAAAGGAGGGTCAACTTGCAAGCCAATATCGGTGA
- the LOC108346031 gene encoding formate dehydrogenase 1, mitochondrial isoform X4 has product MAMKRAVGSSAIRSLFSSTFFRNLHVSGEKKKIVGVFYKGNEYAKLNPDFVGCVEGALGIRQWLESQGHQYIVTDDKEGPDSELERNLYDAHVIISTPFHPAYVTAERIKKAKNLELLLTAGIGSDHIDLKAAAAAGITVAEVTGSNVVSVAEDELMRILILIRNFLPGYHQSVNGEWNVAGIAHRAYDLEGKTVGTVGAGRIGKLLLQRLKPFNCNLLYFDRIRMDLGLEKEIGAKFEEDLDAMLPKCDVIVINTPLTEQTRGLFDKDKISKCKKGVLIVNNARGAIMDTQAVADACSNGHVAGYSGDVWFPQPAPKDHPWRYMPNHAMTPHVSGTTIDAQLRYAAGVKDMLDRHFRGEDFPEQNYIVKEGQLASQYR; this is encoded by the exons ATGGCCATGAAACGCGCTGTTGGTTCCTCTGCAATTCGCTCTCTGTTTTCTTCCACCTTCTTCAGAAATCTTCAT GTGTCAGGTGAAAAGAAGAAGATTGTGGGAGTGTTCTACAAGGGGAATGAGTATGCAAAACTGAATCCTGATTTTGTGGGCTGTGTTGAAGGAGCATTGGGTATACGCCAGTGGCTGGAATCCCAGGGTCATCAGTATATTGTCACTGATGACAAAGAAGGACCAGATTCTG AACTTGAGAGAAATCTTTATGATGCACATGTTATAATATCTACTCCATTTCACCCTGCCTATGTCACTGCTGAAAGAATAAAGAAAGCCAAAAATTTAGAGTTGCTTTTGACTGCTGGCATTGGATCAGATCACATTGATCTCAAGGCTGCAGCTGCGGCTGGTATAACTGTGGCAGAGGTCACTGGAAGCAATGTGGTGTCAGTTGCTGAGGATGAACTCATGAGAATCCTCATTCTAATTAGGAATTTCCTTCCAGGGTACCATCAGTCTGTTAATGGAGAATGGAATGTTGCTGGCATTGCTCACAGAGCTTATGATCTTGAAGGAAAGACAGTAGGAACAGTAGGTGCCGGACGAATTGGGAAGCTTTTACTCCAAAGGTTGAAACCATTTAACTGTAATCTTCTGTATTTTGATCGGATTAGGATGGATCTTGGATTGGAGAAAGAGATTGGAGCAAAGTTTGAGGAGGACCTTGATGCCATGCTTCCAAAGTGTGATGTTATTGTTATCAACACACCTCTTACTGAGCAAACAAG GGGATTGTTTGACAAAGATAAAATTTCCAAGTGCAAGAAAGGTGTCTTGATTGTTAACAATGCTAGAGGGGCTATTATGGACACCCAAGCAGTTGCCGATGCTTGTTCAAATGGCCATGTGGCAG GTTACAGTGGTGATGTTTGGTTCCCACAACCAGCTCCAAAAGATCATCCATGGCGCTACATGCCAAACCATGCCATGACTCCTCATGTTTCTGGCACTACCATAGATGCACAG CTACGTTATGCTGCTGGTGTGAAAGACATGCTTGATAGGCACTTCAGGGGTGAAGACTTTCCAGAGCAGAACTACATTGTAAAGGAGGGTCAACTTGCAAGCCAATATCGGTGA